In the genome of Spea bombifrons isolate aSpeBom1 chromosome 11, aSpeBom1.2.pri, whole genome shotgun sequence, one region contains:
- the LOC128469302 gene encoding uncharacterized protein LOC128469302, with product MPKCLLALCSNATGSKNKDQHVMLHIFPRQPDRIREWLLKTGQRFKDIEKLIVALSNDERRKNYRLCSTHFTEDCYVVNGNQKTLRKDAVPTIFPRSTGVPCIDEYMFFRPPKRPRKPDPATPPSASKDSSTSTETGIAVREKSPVLIRSFSQGPFTARCGAGFSMMNQDGHFLSEALLNITLEIIFLLIGEDYILVKKTGDNATDHSNTLEEAQSAPRTIMDPPPNSLVHVKNNGEKIRNLAGKIINLLSEEEFRFEEAPLSFSQ from the exons ATGCCGAAGTGTTTGCTGGCTTTATGCAGCAACGCCACGGGCTCGAAGAATAAGGACCAGCACGTCATGCTCCACATCTTCCCCAGGCAGCCGGACAGGATCAGGGAATGGCTGCTGAAAACCGGGCAGCGGTTCAAGGACATCGAGAAGCTCATCGTGGCGCTCTCCAACGACGAAAGGCGGAAGAACTACCGCCTCTGCTCCACGCACTTCACGGAGGACTGCTACGTGGTCAACGGCAACCAGAAGACGCTGCGGAAGGACGCCGTCCCGACTATATTCCCCAGAAGCACCGGCGTCCCGTGCATAGACGAGTATATGTTTTTCCGGCCCCCTAAGCGCCCGCGGAAGCCGGACCCCGCCACCCCACCGTCGGCCTCCAAAGATAGCTCGACGTCAACCGAG ACCGGCATTGCGGTGAGGGAGAAATCACCCGTTCTTATTCGGTCTTTCTCACAAGGCCCGTTCACGGCGCGCTGCGGGGCTGGCTTCTCTATGATGAACCAGGACGGCCACTTTCTCAGCGAAGCGCTCTTGAATATTACCCTGGAGATAATCTTCCTGCTGATCGGAGAG GATTATATTCTCGTGAAGAAAACTGGTGATAACGCCACAGACCACAGCAACACCCTAGAAGAAGCCCAAAGTGCCCCGAGGACAATCATGGACCCTCCGCCCAACTCGCTTGTGCACGTGAAGAACAACGGCGAGAAGATCAGGAATCTGGCAGGAAAGATCATTAACCTGCTGTCTGAAGAG GAGTTCCGTTTTGAGGAAGCACCGCTGAGCTTCAGTCAGTGA